One part of the Peromyscus leucopus breed LL Stock chromosome 19, UCI_PerLeu_2.1, whole genome shotgun sequence genome encodes these proteins:
- the Adnp2 gene encoding activity-dependent neuroprotector homeobox protein 2 isoform X1, which translates to MFQIPVQNLDNIRKVRKRVKGILVDIGLESCKELLKDLKGFDPGEKYFYNTSWGDVSLWEPSGKKVRYRTKPYCCSLCRYSTKVLTSLKNHVHRYHEDEADQELMIPCPNCPFASQPRVVGKHFRMFHAPARKVQSYTVNILGEAKTSRSDVISFTCLKCNFSNTLYYSMKKHVLVAHFHYLINSYFGLRTEEAEQPKASDPVSVDKSLPFDKYYCKKCSAIASSQDALMYHILTSDAHRDLENKLRSVISEHIKRTGFLKQMHIAPKPVTHLALPPNSSAGSIASPPPCFQLALPPNSQSPGTVQPATGAPGTSGSLTNSPPTTAQSHVALVSSPLPVCQSSLTLQPSAPPPVFLPHSVPLNQPVRTSVLPLTQPVGPVNKSVGASILPMNQGVRPGVLPLPQPVGPINRPMGPGVLPVSPSVNSGALQSASPGVISVGRAVPPGVLPAGQGTPAGVIPGQTATSGVLPTGQVVQSSVLPVGQTAPSRVLPPGQTVPLRVLPTGQVVPPGLLSSNQTVSSAVVPVSQGVSSGVLQLSQPVTPGVLPVGPPVRPGVLQLSPSVSTSILPVNQPVRAGTSQNTTFLTSGSILRQLIPTGKQVNGIPTYTLAPVSVTLPVSSAGGLAAVAPPSQVPVQFLPSSSGTPLASSLPSLPSPQVLVSPAPSVFVQATSPMADASQALKQAKQWKTCPVCNELFPSNVYQVHMEVAHKQSESQLCRVCNELFPANVYQVHMEMAHKQTESKSGEKLEPEKLAACAPFLKWMREKTVRCLSCKCLVSQEELMHHLLMHGLGCLFCPCTFHDVRGLVEHSRTKHLGKKRLSMDYSNRGFQLDLDANGNLLFPHLDFITILPREKLGEREVYLAILAGIHSKSLVPVYVKVRPQPEVSPKMPSKQKLTCPFCFSTFMTADAYELHLKERHHVMPTVHTMLRSPAFKCIHCCGVYTGNMTVGAIAVHLLRCRSAPKDSSSDLQAQPGFIESSDLLLVNGEVIPDSTFPVKRKLPEGPLGAEDQRDGDKPQLTLDTDAVPGPDRGLSTVPLKRQKNESRTEGSGTSDDSLQVLALDPTKYGSRPYEEKKQFLRDYFHKRPYPSRKEVELLSSLLWVWKIDVASFFGKRRYICMKAIKTHKPSVLLGFDMSELKNVKHRLNFECESQSLEDSV; encoded by the exons ATGTTTCAGATTCCTGTGCAGAATCTTGACAACATCAGGAAGGTGCGGAAGAGGGTGAAAGGCATCTTGGTGGACATTGGACTTGAGAGCTGCAAGGAGCTGCTGAAG gaTCTTAAAGGCTTTGATCCAGGAGAGAAGTACTTTTATAATACATCATGGGGAGATGTTTCTCTTTGGGAACCTTCTGGAAAGAAAGTG AGATACCGAACAAAGCCGTACTGCTGTAGTCTGTGTAGGTACTCAACAAAAGTGCTCACTTCCTTGAAAAATCACGTGCATCGTTACCACGAAGACGAGGCTGACCAGGAGCTGATGATCCCCTGCCCTAACTGCCCGTTTGCTTCGCAGCCCCGGGTGGTGGGCAAGCACTTCAGGATGTTCCATGCTCCTGCTCGCAAAGTCCAGAGCTACACGGTGAACATTCTGGGTGAGGCGAAGACATCAAGGAGTGACGTGATAAGCTTCACatgtttaaaatgtaacttttccAACACCTTGTACTACAGCATGAAGAAGCATGTGCTGGTGGCCCATTTCCATTACTTAATTAACTCCTACTTTGGTTTGAGAACCGAGGAAGCAGAGCAGCCAAAAGCAAGTGACCCTGTTTCCGTGGATAAGAGCCTGCCATTTGACAAATACTACTGTAAAAAATGCAGCGCTATTGCCAGCAGTCAGGATGCCCTAATGTATcacattttgacatcagatgCACATAGGGACTTGGAGAACAAGCTGAGGTCTGTGATTTCAGAACACATCAAGAGGACTGGGTTTCTGAAGCAAATGCATATCGCTCCGAAGCCAGTGACCCACTTGGCCTTACCGCCAAACAGCAGTGCTGGGAGCATTGCATCCCCTCCACCTTGCTTCCAGCTTGCTCTGCCACCGAACAGCCAGAGCCCTGGCACTGTGCAGCCAGCCACTGGGGCCCCAGGCACTTCTGGAAGCCTTACAAACTCCCcgcccaccactgcccagtctcatgtagctctggTCTCCAGCCCTTTGCCTGTATGCCAGAGTAGCCTCACCCTGCAGCCCTCAGCTCCCCCACCCGTCTTTCTCCCTCACAGTGTTCCACTCAATCAGCCTGTGAGGACTTCTGTGCTGCCTCTGACTCAGCCAGTTGGGCCTGTGAATAAGTCTGTCGGAGCAAGCATCCTTCCCATGAATCAAGGTGTCCGCCCTGGAGTTTTACCCCTCCCTCAGCCTGTGGGGCCCATAAACAGACCCATGGGGCCTGGGGTCTTGCCTGTGAGTCCCTCTGTCAATTCAGGGGCTCTGCAGTCTGCCTCTCCAGGAGTAATTTCTGTAGGTCGGGCAGTTCCGCCAGGAGTCCTTCCTGCAGGCCAGGGGACCCCTGCTGGAGTGATTCCGGGGCAGACGGCCACTTCTGGTGTCCTCCCCACTGGCCAAGTGGTCCAGTCATCAGTTCTTCCTGTTGGCCAGACAGCTCCATCTCGAGTTCTCCCTCCTGGCCAGACAGTGCCCTTGAGGGTTCTCCCTACAGGCCAGGTGGTACCACCTGGGCTGCTTTCTTCAAACCAGACGGTCTCCTCAGCTGTTGTCCCTGTGAGTCAGGGTGTGAGCTCTGGTGTTCTTCAGCTCAGTCAGCCAGTAACACCAGGAGTCCTTCCTGTGGGCCCGCCTGTGAGGCCTGGTGTACTGCAGCTCAGTCCGTCTGTCAGCACCAGCATCTTGCCTGTGAACCAGCCAGTGAGAGCTGGCACCTCACAAAACACTACTTTCCTTACGTCAGGCTCTATTCTCAGACAGCTCATTCCGACTGGGAAGCAGGTGAATGGAATCCCCACCTACACACTGGCCCCGGTGTCTGTCACTCTGCCCGTGTCCTCCGCTGGAGGCCTTGCAGCTGTTGCACCGCCTTCCCAGGTGCCAGTGCAGTTCTTGCCCTCAAGCTCGGGCACACCGTTGGCTAGCTCTTTGCCCAGCCTGCCCTCCCCACAGGTGCTAGTGAGCCCTGCCCCTAGTGTGTTTGTTCAGGCTACTTCACCGATGGCAGATGCAAGTCAGGCACTCAAACAGGCCAAGCAGTGGAAAACGTGCCCGGTCTGCAATGAGCTCTTCCCTTCCAATGTCTACCAGGTTCACATGGAAGTGGCCCACAAGCAGAGTGAGTCTCAGCTCTGCCGGGTCTGCAATGAGCTCTTTCCTGCTAACGTCTACCAGGTTCACATGGAAATGGCTCACAAGCAGACTGAGTCCAAGTCTGGTGAGAAACTGGAACCCGAAAAGCTTGCCGCATGTGCCCCATTTCTGAAGTGGATGAGGGAGAAGACAGTGCGCTGCCTCTCTTGTAAGTGCCTGGTCTCACAGGAGGAGCTGATGCACCATTTGCTCATGCATGGCTTGGGGTGCCTGTTTTGTCCGTGCACTTTTCATGATGTCCGGGGCCTCGTGGAGCACAGCAGGACTAAGCACCTGGGCAAGAAGAGACTGTCTATGGATTATAGTAACAGAGGTTTCCAGCTGGACCTGGATGCTAATGGGAACCTGCTGTTCCCCCATCTCGATTTCATCACCATACTGCCACGAGAGAAGCTCGGAGAGCGAGAGGTGTACCTGGCTATCCTTGCTGGAATACACTCCAAGTCACTGGTACCTGTGTATGTTAAGGTGAGGCCTCAGCCTGAGGTTTCACCAAAGATGCCTAGCAAACAGAAGCTGACCTGCCCCTTTTGTTTCAGCACATTTATGACTGCTGATGCCTATGAGCTACATCTGAAGGAGAGGCACCATGTCATGCCCACAGTCCATACAATGCTCAGGTCTCCAGCCTTCAAGTGCATCCACTGCTGTGGGGTCTACACTGGAAACATGACTGTAGGAGCCATCGCTGTCCATTTGCTCCGTTGTAGAAGTGCTCCCAAGGACAGCAGCTCAGATCTGCAGGCCCAGCCAGGCTTCATTGAGAGCAGTGACCTGCTGTTGGTTAATGGAGAGGTGatccctgactccacctttcctgTAAAGAGAAAGCTGCCAGAAGGCCCCCTGGGGGCAGAAGACCAGAGGGATGGGGACAAGCCCCAGCTCACCCTAGACACCGATGCAGTCCCAGGTCCGGACAGAGGGCTGAGCACTGtgcctttgaagagacagaagaacgAAAGCAGGACAGAGGGGTCTGGGACCAGTGATGACTCTCTGCAGGTGTTAGCATTGGATCCCACTAAGTATGGAAGCCGCCCCTACgaggaaaaaaaacagtttcttagAGATTATTTCCATAAGAGACCATATCCTAGTAGAAAAGAAGTGGAACTACTGTCTTCACTCTTGTGGGTGTGGAAAATCGATGTGGCTTCATTTTTTGGgaaaagaaggtatatttgcATGAAAGCAATAAAAACTCACAAGCCCTCTGTACTTCTAGGTTTTGATATGTCTGAACTAAAAAATGTCAAACATAGACTGAACTTTGAGTGTGAATCACAAAGTCTAGAAGACTCGGTCTGA
- the Adnp2 gene encoding activity-dependent neuroprotector homeobox protein 2 isoform X2 produces the protein MIPCPNCPFASQPRVVGKHFRMFHAPARKVQSYTVNILGEAKTSRSDVISFTCLKCNFSNTLYYSMKKHVLVAHFHYLINSYFGLRTEEAEQPKASDPVSVDKSLPFDKYYCKKCSAIASSQDALMYHILTSDAHRDLENKLRSVISEHIKRTGFLKQMHIAPKPVTHLALPPNSSAGSIASPPPCFQLALPPNSQSPGTVQPATGAPGTSGSLTNSPPTTAQSHVALVSSPLPVCQSSLTLQPSAPPPVFLPHSVPLNQPVRTSVLPLTQPVGPVNKSVGASILPMNQGVRPGVLPLPQPVGPINRPMGPGVLPVSPSVNSGALQSASPGVISVGRAVPPGVLPAGQGTPAGVIPGQTATSGVLPTGQVVQSSVLPVGQTAPSRVLPPGQTVPLRVLPTGQVVPPGLLSSNQTVSSAVVPVSQGVSSGVLQLSQPVTPGVLPVGPPVRPGVLQLSPSVSTSILPVNQPVRAGTSQNTTFLTSGSILRQLIPTGKQVNGIPTYTLAPVSVTLPVSSAGGLAAVAPPSQVPVQFLPSSSGTPLASSLPSLPSPQVLVSPAPSVFVQATSPMADASQALKQAKQWKTCPVCNELFPSNVYQVHMEVAHKQSESQLCRVCNELFPANVYQVHMEMAHKQTESKSGEKLEPEKLAACAPFLKWMREKTVRCLSCKCLVSQEELMHHLLMHGLGCLFCPCTFHDVRGLVEHSRTKHLGKKRLSMDYSNRGFQLDLDANGNLLFPHLDFITILPREKLGEREVYLAILAGIHSKSLVPVYVKVRPQPEVSPKMPSKQKLTCPFCFSTFMTADAYELHLKERHHVMPTVHTMLRSPAFKCIHCCGVYTGNMTVGAIAVHLLRCRSAPKDSSSDLQAQPGFIESSDLLLVNGEVIPDSTFPVKRKLPEGPLGAEDQRDGDKPQLTLDTDAVPGPDRGLSTVPLKRQKNESRTEGSGTSDDSLQVLALDPTKYGSRPYEEKKQFLRDYFHKRPYPSRKEVELLSSLLWVWKIDVASFFGKRRYICMKAIKTHKPSVLLGFDMSELKNVKHRLNFECESQSLEDSV, from the coding sequence ATGATCCCCTGCCCTAACTGCCCGTTTGCTTCGCAGCCCCGGGTGGTGGGCAAGCACTTCAGGATGTTCCATGCTCCTGCTCGCAAAGTCCAGAGCTACACGGTGAACATTCTGGGTGAGGCGAAGACATCAAGGAGTGACGTGATAAGCTTCACatgtttaaaatgtaacttttccAACACCTTGTACTACAGCATGAAGAAGCATGTGCTGGTGGCCCATTTCCATTACTTAATTAACTCCTACTTTGGTTTGAGAACCGAGGAAGCAGAGCAGCCAAAAGCAAGTGACCCTGTTTCCGTGGATAAGAGCCTGCCATTTGACAAATACTACTGTAAAAAATGCAGCGCTATTGCCAGCAGTCAGGATGCCCTAATGTATcacattttgacatcagatgCACATAGGGACTTGGAGAACAAGCTGAGGTCTGTGATTTCAGAACACATCAAGAGGACTGGGTTTCTGAAGCAAATGCATATCGCTCCGAAGCCAGTGACCCACTTGGCCTTACCGCCAAACAGCAGTGCTGGGAGCATTGCATCCCCTCCACCTTGCTTCCAGCTTGCTCTGCCACCGAACAGCCAGAGCCCTGGCACTGTGCAGCCAGCCACTGGGGCCCCAGGCACTTCTGGAAGCCTTACAAACTCCCcgcccaccactgcccagtctcatgtagctctggTCTCCAGCCCTTTGCCTGTATGCCAGAGTAGCCTCACCCTGCAGCCCTCAGCTCCCCCACCCGTCTTTCTCCCTCACAGTGTTCCACTCAATCAGCCTGTGAGGACTTCTGTGCTGCCTCTGACTCAGCCAGTTGGGCCTGTGAATAAGTCTGTCGGAGCAAGCATCCTTCCCATGAATCAAGGTGTCCGCCCTGGAGTTTTACCCCTCCCTCAGCCTGTGGGGCCCATAAACAGACCCATGGGGCCTGGGGTCTTGCCTGTGAGTCCCTCTGTCAATTCAGGGGCTCTGCAGTCTGCCTCTCCAGGAGTAATTTCTGTAGGTCGGGCAGTTCCGCCAGGAGTCCTTCCTGCAGGCCAGGGGACCCCTGCTGGAGTGATTCCGGGGCAGACGGCCACTTCTGGTGTCCTCCCCACTGGCCAAGTGGTCCAGTCATCAGTTCTTCCTGTTGGCCAGACAGCTCCATCTCGAGTTCTCCCTCCTGGCCAGACAGTGCCCTTGAGGGTTCTCCCTACAGGCCAGGTGGTACCACCTGGGCTGCTTTCTTCAAACCAGACGGTCTCCTCAGCTGTTGTCCCTGTGAGTCAGGGTGTGAGCTCTGGTGTTCTTCAGCTCAGTCAGCCAGTAACACCAGGAGTCCTTCCTGTGGGCCCGCCTGTGAGGCCTGGTGTACTGCAGCTCAGTCCGTCTGTCAGCACCAGCATCTTGCCTGTGAACCAGCCAGTGAGAGCTGGCACCTCACAAAACACTACTTTCCTTACGTCAGGCTCTATTCTCAGACAGCTCATTCCGACTGGGAAGCAGGTGAATGGAATCCCCACCTACACACTGGCCCCGGTGTCTGTCACTCTGCCCGTGTCCTCCGCTGGAGGCCTTGCAGCTGTTGCACCGCCTTCCCAGGTGCCAGTGCAGTTCTTGCCCTCAAGCTCGGGCACACCGTTGGCTAGCTCTTTGCCCAGCCTGCCCTCCCCACAGGTGCTAGTGAGCCCTGCCCCTAGTGTGTTTGTTCAGGCTACTTCACCGATGGCAGATGCAAGTCAGGCACTCAAACAGGCCAAGCAGTGGAAAACGTGCCCGGTCTGCAATGAGCTCTTCCCTTCCAATGTCTACCAGGTTCACATGGAAGTGGCCCACAAGCAGAGTGAGTCTCAGCTCTGCCGGGTCTGCAATGAGCTCTTTCCTGCTAACGTCTACCAGGTTCACATGGAAATGGCTCACAAGCAGACTGAGTCCAAGTCTGGTGAGAAACTGGAACCCGAAAAGCTTGCCGCATGTGCCCCATTTCTGAAGTGGATGAGGGAGAAGACAGTGCGCTGCCTCTCTTGTAAGTGCCTGGTCTCACAGGAGGAGCTGATGCACCATTTGCTCATGCATGGCTTGGGGTGCCTGTTTTGTCCGTGCACTTTTCATGATGTCCGGGGCCTCGTGGAGCACAGCAGGACTAAGCACCTGGGCAAGAAGAGACTGTCTATGGATTATAGTAACAGAGGTTTCCAGCTGGACCTGGATGCTAATGGGAACCTGCTGTTCCCCCATCTCGATTTCATCACCATACTGCCACGAGAGAAGCTCGGAGAGCGAGAGGTGTACCTGGCTATCCTTGCTGGAATACACTCCAAGTCACTGGTACCTGTGTATGTTAAGGTGAGGCCTCAGCCTGAGGTTTCACCAAAGATGCCTAGCAAACAGAAGCTGACCTGCCCCTTTTGTTTCAGCACATTTATGACTGCTGATGCCTATGAGCTACATCTGAAGGAGAGGCACCATGTCATGCCCACAGTCCATACAATGCTCAGGTCTCCAGCCTTCAAGTGCATCCACTGCTGTGGGGTCTACACTGGAAACATGACTGTAGGAGCCATCGCTGTCCATTTGCTCCGTTGTAGAAGTGCTCCCAAGGACAGCAGCTCAGATCTGCAGGCCCAGCCAGGCTTCATTGAGAGCAGTGACCTGCTGTTGGTTAATGGAGAGGTGatccctgactccacctttcctgTAAAGAGAAAGCTGCCAGAAGGCCCCCTGGGGGCAGAAGACCAGAGGGATGGGGACAAGCCCCAGCTCACCCTAGACACCGATGCAGTCCCAGGTCCGGACAGAGGGCTGAGCACTGtgcctttgaagagacagaagaacgAAAGCAGGACAGAGGGGTCTGGGACCAGTGATGACTCTCTGCAGGTGTTAGCATTGGATCCCACTAAGTATGGAAGCCGCCCCTACgaggaaaaaaaacagtttcttagAGATTATTTCCATAAGAGACCATATCCTAGTAGAAAAGAAGTGGAACTACTGTCTTCACTCTTGTGGGTGTGGAAAATCGATGTGGCTTCATTTTTTGGgaaaagaaggtatatttgcATGAAAGCAATAAAAACTCACAAGCCCTCTGTACTTCTAGGTTTTGATATGTCTGAACTAAAAAATGTCAAACATAGACTGAACTTTGAGTGTGAATCACAAAGTCTAGAAGACTCGGTCTGA